One window of the Staphylococcus equorum genome contains the following:
- a CDS encoding DUF805 domain-containing protein produces MDINGRSTRPDFWHPFWINFVISSLLGIVSAGLLSSVFAIAIIIPSFTVMARRLHDTNRTMVLAIVSHISGFIAMVATIVFIVGVLAVASSGSGGMIGASLLAGAFGAVVAGVIALYTLYVLVITGNKEPNNYGSGGSCEIDPQAHTH; encoded by the coding sequence TTGGACATTAATGGCAGATCTACTCGTCCTGACTTTTGGCATCCTTTTTGGATTAACTTCGTAATATCTTCGCTTTTAGGAATAGTATCAGCAGGTTTACTAAGCAGTGTATTCGCAATTGCAATTATTATTCCTTCATTTACCGTAATGGCCAGACGTTTACATGATACAAATCGTACGATGGTTCTTGCAATAGTTTCTCATATCAGCGGTTTTATAGCGATGGTGGCAACTATTGTATTTATTGTCGGTGTTTTAGCAGTTGCAAGCTCCGGTAGTGGTGGCATGATTGGTGCTTCATTATTAGCTGGTGCATTTGGTGCCGTTGTTGCTGGAGTAATAGCACTATATACTTTATATGTATTAGTTATCACTGGTAATAAAGAACCTAATAATTATGGCTCAGGGGGAAGCTGTGAAATTGACCCTCAGGCTCATACTCATTAG
- a CDS encoding glycosyltransferase family 2 protein yields MVTVYNKEPFLENCIQSLINLNIDKSQIEAIFVDDVSTDGSYAILNRYAEQYEFIRAIQLDENSGGPAIPRNIGMQEANGEYLTILDADDWLEAEGFPKLIRQMQTHNSDIGFGQCYKHMNNEIRKVANFASYKEANGLVPYEIYNIFRAVGPWGKVFKRSTVIDNNMKFKNLKYGEDKLFYSELISKSQSASMSPEPVYHVNRYADNISLIKATDMMEKSQFNLDVLKEIIQMELPEYAKEQILCRILEMDFISRFLVTKTFLNSNDKDFFYQQFNEVESVITGAGYEMEKLLINDKYKNVYHTYHHNQKNFVSYIEYMIYEANAYKYIKDHMVYFKYPESFKNLVELKTKCTAIYNGTRLINNTFYEVIELYKQPNIAIDAVKLVKIKDDRFSKKVDFIVENDCIYIKTDDLKFEDTDFNISIQYNGFDQVLVRATYPNFNDQSKLKRQNFHLEFISDKKEAVSLNTDHYLVHAPDHIVVKQEINRYKNTDFNDPLDSIAKGQLIKIKATGKSADQTPLLITNDNLYITVDKAFVTEINLNKIEGYVSHIPKSVEVIKKCKLYETISFNNDPIKTLKPGMTLDIVDLAFTDKLTPRLKTSDGYYLTANEKFVDIIN; encoded by the coding sequence GTGGTAACAGTATATAACAAAGAACCTTTTTTAGAAAATTGTATTCAATCCTTAATTAATTTAAATATTGATAAGTCGCAAATTGAAGCTATTTTTGTGGATGATGTTTCCACAGATGGTTCGTACGCAATATTAAATCGTTATGCTGAACAATATGAATTTATTCGAGCTATTCAATTAGATGAAAATTCAGGCGGCCCTGCAATCCCACGTAACATTGGTATGCAAGAAGCCAATGGAGAATATTTAACTATACTAGACGCTGATGATTGGTTAGAAGCAGAAGGTTTTCCTAAATTAATTCGTCAGATGCAAACACATAATTCAGATATTGGGTTTGGTCAATGTTACAAACATATGAATAATGAAATAAGAAAAGTAGCTAACTTCGCTTCTTATAAAGAAGCGAATGGACTGGTACCTTATGAAATTTATAATATATTTAGAGCTGTTGGCCCTTGGGGTAAAGTGTTCAAGCGCTCAACTGTTATTGATAACAATATGAAGTTCAAAAATTTAAAGTATGGAGAAGATAAACTGTTTTATTCTGAATTAATCAGTAAATCTCAAAGTGCTTCTATGTCACCAGAACCTGTCTATCATGTAAATCGTTATGCTGATAATATTTCATTAATAAAAGCCACTGACATGATGGAAAAATCTCAGTTTAATTTGGATGTACTTAAAGAAATTATTCAAATGGAACTTCCTGAATACGCTAAAGAGCAAATTTTATGTCGTATTTTAGAAATGGATTTTATTTCTCGTTTCTTAGTTACAAAAACATTCTTGAATTCTAATGACAAGGATTTCTTTTATCAACAATTCAATGAAGTTGAGTCTGTAATCACAGGTGCGGGCTACGAGATGGAAAAATTATTAATAAATGATAAGTATAAAAATGTTTATCATACATACCACCATAATCAAAAGAATTTTGTATCATATATTGAATATATGATTTATGAAGCAAATGCTTATAAATATATTAAAGATCACATGGTTTATTTTAAATATCCTGAAAGTTTCAAGAATTTGGTTGAACTTAAAACAAAATGTACTGCCATATACAATGGTACAAGACTAATCAATAATACATTTTATGAAGTCATAGAATTGTATAAACAACCTAATATAGCTATTGACGCAGTAAAATTAGTCAAAATTAAAGATGACCGCTTCAGTAAAAAAGTGGATTTCATAGTAGAAAATGACTGTATTTATATTAAAACAGACGATTTGAAATTTGAAGATACTGATTTTAATATTTCAATTCAATATAACGGCTTTGACCAAGTGTTAGTTCGTGCAACTTATCCAAATTTTAATGACCAAAGTAAATTAAAACGTCAGAACTTTCACCTTGAATTTATTTCAGATAAAAAAGAAGCTGTTTCATTAAATACGGATCATTATCTAGTACATGCGCCTGACCATATTGTTGTGAAACAAGAAATCAACAGATATAAAAATACTGATTTCAATGATCCCCTCGACTCAATTGCAAAAGGGCAACTTATAAAAATTAAAGCAACTGGAAAAAGTGCTGATCAAACACCTCTATTAATCACCAATGATAATTTATACATCACAGTGGATAAAGCGTTTGTAACAGAAATAAATCTTAATAAGATTGAAGGTTATGTATCTCATATTCCAAAATCAGTAGAAGTTATTAAAAAATGTAAATTGTACGAAACTATTTCATTTAACAACGATCCAATTAAAACTTTAAAACCTGGAATGACATTAGATATTGTTGATCTTGCATTCACTGACAAACTTACACCTAGATTAAAAACTTCTGATGGCTATTATTTAACAGCAAATGAAAAATTTGTTGATATTATAAACTGA
- a CDS encoding sensor histidine kinase, protein MANAIKYSNGDVNIYLKVEDAKVIVIMENDAPNLTQENVEQIFNRFYMADRSRIGYGSGLGLSIAQSYMKKMDGTIYAKLENEKISIICEWDKRSE, encoded by the coding sequence ATAGCGAATGCGATTAAATATTCAAATGGTGATGTGAACATCTATTTAAAAGTAGAAGATGCTAAAGTTATCGTCATCATGGAAAATGATGCACCGAATTTAACTCAAGAAAATGTAGAACAAATATTTAATCGTTTTTATATGGCAGATCGTTCTCGTATAGGATATGGAAGCGGATTGGGCTTATCAATTGCACAAAGTTATATGAAGAAAATGGATGGTACAATATACGCAAAATTAGAGAATGAAAAAATATCCATTATATGTGAATGGGATAAACGAAGCGAGTAA
- the galU gene encoding UTP--glucose-1-phosphate uridylyltransferase GalU yields MKLIKKAIIPAAGLGTRFLPATKAMPKEMLPILDKPTIQYIVEEAAKAGIEDIIIVTGKHKRSIEDHFDNQKELEMILEDKGKTDLLEKVHYSTSLANIFYVRQKEQKGLGHAIYSARQFIGNEPFAVLLGDDIVESETPAIKQLMNVYEETGKSVIGVQEVPDSETHRYGIIDPLEKLGLKYKVKQFVEKPKQGTAPSNLAIMGRYVLTPEIFDYLKSQKEGAGNEIQLTDAIERMNSESQVYAYDFEGNRYDVGEKLGFVKTTIEYALKDKNMKDELKAFINNLNL; encoded by the coding sequence TTGAAACTAATAAAAAAAGCAATCATACCGGCAGCTGGTTTAGGTACAAGATTTTTACCAGCAACAAAAGCAATGCCGAAAGAAATGCTACCAATCTTAGATAAACCTACAATTCAGTATATAGTTGAAGAAGCTGCAAAAGCGGGCATCGAAGATATTATTATCGTAACAGGTAAACATAAACGTTCAATTGAAGATCATTTCGATAATCAAAAAGAATTAGAAATGATATTAGAGGACAAAGGTAAAACAGATTTACTAGAAAAAGTGCATTATTCTACAAGCCTTGCTAATATTTTTTACGTAAGACAAAAAGAACAAAAAGGTTTAGGTCATGCGATTTATTCAGCAAGACAATTTATTGGTAATGAACCATTCGCAGTTCTTTTAGGTGATGATATTGTAGAATCTGAAACGCCAGCAATTAAACAATTGATGAATGTATATGAAGAAACAGGCAAGTCAGTGATTGGCGTACAAGAAGTACCAGACTCAGAGACACATCGTTATGGTATTATTGATCCTTTAGAAAAATTAGGATTAAAATATAAAGTAAAGCAGTTTGTGGAAAAACCAAAACAAGGTACAGCACCATCAAACTTAGCAATCATGGGACGTTACGTTTTAACGCCAGAAATTTTTGATTATCTTAAAAGTCAAAAAGAGGGCGCAGGGAATGAAATTCAATTAACCGATGCTATTGAGAGAATGAATAGCGAAAGCCAAGTTTATGCATATGATTTCGAAGGTAACCGTTATGATGTCGGAGAAAAGCTGGGATTTGTCAAAACAACGATTGAATATGCATTAAAAGATAAGAACATGAAAGATGAATTAAAAGCATTTATAAACAACTTAAATTTATAA
- a CDS encoding LLM class flavin-dependent oxidoreductase: MTKHIPLSVLELVGISENQTVKEALEASMDNAELVDHLGFKRLWFAEHHNTKNLASSATSQLIAMAAARTKNIRVGSGGIMLPNHSPLQLAENFGTTAQLYPGRIDLGLGRAPGTDQKTSQLITRSDSDAQTFANSIFDLMGWFSDEGLGNSVPVTSTVGTGTNIPIWVLGSSINGASIAGQLGLPYSIATHFAPDDYKQKIDMYRSTFKTDAPTSQIDEPYVMAGINVVVAPTDEEAEKIWTTTIQMMRDMHTGQQRKLQPPVDPEELGSEEQRKMMESMFSIKAVGSPETVRNKLEAFTEETGADELIIATYAYDPEKRKQSMELLADLWF, translated from the coding sequence ATGACAAAACATATACCATTAAGTGTCCTCGAACTTGTAGGCATTTCAGAAAATCAAACAGTCAAAGAAGCGCTTGAAGCATCTATGGATAATGCAGAGCTTGTAGATCATCTTGGATTCAAGAGACTTTGGTTTGCTGAGCATCATAATACAAAAAATCTTGCATCCAGTGCTACATCACAACTGATTGCGATGGCAGCAGCACGAACAAAAAATATTCGTGTCGGCTCGGGCGGGATTATGTTGCCAAATCATTCACCATTGCAGTTAGCTGAAAATTTCGGCACGACTGCACAACTTTATCCGGGGAGAATTGACCTTGGACTTGGAAGAGCGCCTGGCACTGATCAAAAGACATCACAGTTGATTACACGTTCTGATAGTGATGCACAGACTTTTGCAAATTCTATTTTTGACCTCATGGGCTGGTTCAGCGACGAAGGTCTCGGTAACAGTGTTCCTGTGACTTCCACAGTAGGTACAGGTACGAATATACCAATTTGGGTATTGGGCTCAAGTATAAATGGTGCATCTATTGCTGGACAGCTTGGCCTGCCGTATTCTATTGCGACACATTTTGCACCTGATGACTATAAACAAAAAATTGACATGTACCGTTCAACATTCAAGACGGATGCGCCAACTTCTCAGATTGATGAACCGTATGTCATGGCGGGGATTAATGTAGTTGTAGCACCAACAGATGAAGAAGCAGAAAAAATTTGGACAACGACGATTCAAATGATGAGAGATATGCATACTGGTCAGCAACGTAAGCTACAACCACCTGTAGATCCCGAAGAATTAGGGTCAGAAGAACAAAGAAAAATGATGGAATCAATGTTCAGTATCAAAGCGGTGGGTTCACCTGAAACAGTTCGTAATAAATTAGAAGCATTCACTGAAGAGACTGGAGCGGATGAACTTATCATTGCGACTTATGCGTATGACCCAGAAAAAAGAAAACAATCCATGGAACTACTCGCAGACCTGTGGTTCTAA
- a CDS encoding sodium:solute symporter family protein: MFNSSEQLILGFTIIIYFIFLLLMSVYIQRKIKTYDDYNMASRTVTLWPLILTFVSTGVGGATLLGYMENGYTLGMGQQWIHITMMAAVIVLAFFLLKRIRLLGEKHNMVTIGDYTALRYGESARIPTVISFLFAYCAMTGMQFVAIASILNLTIGLNMTAGIIIGCILLTIKTYLGGLKAVIWQDVVQGTMLTIGIIVLFFVVIFYSGNWSEIKANASSQNQNDMLNFLNITPNEILIYLLTLAFYQFIRQDVWQRIWAAKDLKTARNGYGLSMIIAVALGAMTVFIGVYAKFGLNLDIAETPLVYYNVIQNVFPFPLVLVMIIILLAAVISSADSFFIAGSSSIANDIIKPNVKSDNQNKMLLYSKLSVLIVAVISLVLALMIPGLVDLMVTGTAMSVSGLLAPVMFGLFWKKPTKLAGNIAMWSGLGSAVIWQILGHPFGLHPILIGLPLSIIMLLLVTFFGKKDYATV; the protein is encoded by the coding sequence GTGTTTAATAGTAGCGAACAATTAATTTTAGGATTTACGATCATTATTTATTTTATTTTTCTATTGCTCATGTCTGTATACATACAACGAAAAATTAAAACTTATGATGACTATAATATGGCAAGTAGAACGGTAACATTATGGCCACTGATTTTAACATTTGTCAGCACTGGTGTAGGTGGCGCGACATTGTTAGGTTATATGGAGAATGGTTATACATTAGGTATGGGACAGCAGTGGATTCATATCACTATGATGGCCGCTGTTATCGTACTTGCATTCTTTTTATTAAAACGTATTAGATTATTAGGTGAAAAGCACAATATGGTAACAATCGGTGATTATACTGCGCTTCGTTATGGAGAATCAGCACGTATTCCAACTGTTATCAGTTTCTTATTTGCTTATTGTGCGATGACAGGTATGCAGTTTGTTGCAATTGCTTCTATTTTAAATTTAACAATAGGATTAAATATGACAGCGGGTATTATTATAGGATGTATCTTGCTGACTATAAAAACTTATCTCGGCGGTTTAAAAGCTGTGATTTGGCAAGATGTTGTTCAAGGGACGATGCTAACGATTGGTATCATAGTACTATTCTTTGTGGTTATATTCTACTCAGGTAATTGGAGCGAAATTAAAGCTAATGCGAGTAGCCAAAATCAAAATGATATGTTGAACTTCCTTAATATCACACCAAATGAAATCTTAATTTATCTGTTAACATTAGCTTTTTATCAATTTATCAGACAAGATGTGTGGCAACGTATTTGGGCAGCTAAAGACTTGAAAACTGCGAGAAATGGTTATGGCCTCTCGATGATTATTGCGGTAGCATTAGGTGCAATGACAGTATTTATTGGTGTCTATGCTAAGTTTGGTTTGAATTTGGACATAGCAGAAACCCCATTAGTTTATTATAATGTCATCCAAAACGTGTTCCCATTTCCATTAGTCCTTGTAATGATTATAATATTATTAGCAGCAGTCATATCTAGTGCGGATTCCTTCTTTATTGCAGGTTCTTCATCTATAGCTAACGATATTATAAAACCAAATGTGAAAAGTGATAATCAGAATAAAATGCTGTTATATAGTAAACTTTCAGTGTTAATCGTAGCTGTGATTTCGTTAGTATTGGCGCTTATGATCCCAGGATTAGTAGATCTTATGGTAACAGGTACTGCAATGTCAGTTTCAGGCTTACTTGCGCCAGTGATGTTCGGTCTATTTTGGAAAAAACCTACGAAGCTTGCAGGTAACATTGCAATGTGGAGTGGGCTTGGTTCAGCAGTAATATGGCAAATACTAGGTCATCCGTTTGGTCTACATCCAATCTTAATTGGGTTGCCACTATCAATAATTATGTTATTACTTGTAACATTCTTTGGTAAAAAAGATTACGCAACAGTTTAA
- the bioB gene encoding biotin synthase BioB, protein MKLAENILQGKILTKDTLLNVYEDSNVDTLDLLNEAYILRKHYYGKKVKLNMILNAKSGICPEDCGYCGQSRDMKQKQRYSLVPEEQIVSGAKVAHENNIGTYCIVMSGRGPSNKEIDHISRTVEEIKSNHPQLKVCACLGLTNDEQAKKLKAAGVDRYNHNINTSENYHETVVTTHTYKDRTNTLEIMKANNISPCSGVICGMGESNQDIIDMAFALKEIDADSIPINFLHPIQGTKFGEMDELTPMKCLRLIALFRLVNPSKEIRIAGGREVNLRSLQPLALKAANSIFVGDYLITGGQPNQLDYKMIQDLGFEIDFGYNELQEE, encoded by the coding sequence ATGAAATTAGCTGAAAACATTTTACAAGGGAAAATATTAACTAAAGATACGTTGCTAAATGTATATGAAGATTCTAACGTAGACACATTAGATTTATTAAACGAGGCTTACATATTAAGAAAACACTATTACGGCAAAAAAGTAAAATTAAACATGATTTTAAATGCAAAAAGTGGTATCTGTCCTGAAGATTGTGGTTATTGCGGTCAATCTAGGGATATGAAACAAAAGCAGCGCTATAGTTTAGTGCCAGAAGAACAAATCGTTAGTGGTGCCAAAGTAGCGCATGAAAACAATATAGGCACTTATTGTATCGTTATGAGCGGTAGAGGTCCAAGTAATAAAGAAATTGACCATATAAGTAGAACTGTAGAAGAAATAAAATCAAATCACCCACAGTTGAAAGTATGTGCATGTCTTGGATTAACCAATGATGAGCAAGCTAAAAAACTCAAGGCAGCTGGTGTCGATAGATATAACCATAATATAAATACAAGCGAAAACTACCATGAAACAGTTGTAACTACACATACTTATAAGGATAGAACCAATACTTTAGAAATTATGAAAGCAAACAATATTTCACCATGTTCTGGTGTCATTTGTGGTATGGGAGAATCAAATCAAGATATTATTGATATGGCATTCGCCTTAAAAGAAATTGATGCCGATAGTATTCCTATTAATTTTTTACATCCTATTCAAGGCACAAAGTTCGGAGAAATGGATGAATTAACTCCTATGAAATGTTTAAGACTAATTGCTTTATTTAGACTCGTTAATCCATCTAAAGAAATTAGAATTGCTGGCGGTAGAGAGGTTAATTTACGTTCACTACAACCTTTAGCTTTGAAGGCTGCAAATTCAATATTTGTAGGAGACTATTTAATTACTGGAGGACAGCCAAATCAACTAGACTATAAAATGATTCAAGATTTAGGTTTTGAAATTGACTTTGGATACAATGAACTGCAAGAAGAATAA
- a CDS encoding ATP-grasp domain-containing protein, whose translation MEEYLLLLGADQFLRERSYAGGKSIRDFQIWTAIKGSKYKYNAYFDFCIDADPLSYEDIKNEIDYYKTQGYEPKSIVPLNDWTLKVANKLNKDYGLPYLDDEVVEACRNKHLMKEVFEKADIPTPKSKLFETIEQLKELIQTFEFPVIIKPVDFGGSGGVYLAHNEAECKEAYMKSQKVMAAYADSFKVSKNTFLIETFIDSNEEVSVEVLCGENFYEVITVTEKYLSPRPWFTEMGHLVPSHRYKDENIKKLAIQACKSLGINRGVAHIEIKIKDNNLYVIEAAARPGGDAIMDLVESSYSINPYQLHIEMYINNKLKPPFTFRPNSTSAIAFMKAQKGKIANINFPDISKDTEIKRISLLKNIGDIVSDPENWSSRDGLVQFGWPELPTTKIYKHINKANDLANKIFDSSDDYNE comes from the coding sequence ATGGAAGAATATTTACTGTTATTAGGAGCTGATCAATTCCTTAGAGAACGATCATATGCCGGTGGGAAATCAATAAGAGATTTTCAGATATGGACAGCAATAAAAGGTTCGAAATATAAATACAATGCTTATTTTGATTTTTGTATTGATGCAGACCCCTTAAGTTATGAGGATATAAAAAATGAAATAGACTATTATAAAACACAAGGTTATGAACCTAAATCTATAGTTCCTTTAAATGATTGGACACTTAAAGTAGCTAATAAGTTAAACAAAGACTACGGGTTGCCTTACCTTGATGATGAAGTCGTAGAAGCTTGTAGAAATAAACATCTAATGAAGGAAGTATTTGAAAAAGCTGATATCCCTACTCCAAAATCGAAACTTTTTGAAACTATTGAACAATTGAAAGAATTGATACAAACATTTGAGTTTCCCGTTATTATAAAACCTGTAGATTTTGGCGGTAGTGGCGGCGTTTACTTAGCTCATAATGAAGCAGAATGTAAGGAAGCTTATATGAAATCTCAAAAAGTTATGGCTGCTTATGCTGATTCTTTCAAAGTTTCTAAAAATACGTTTCTTATTGAAACATTTATCGATAGCAACGAGGAAGTGTCTGTAGAAGTTTTATGTGGTGAAAACTTCTATGAAGTAATCACTGTCACAGAAAAATATTTATCTCCAAGACCTTGGTTTACTGAAATGGGGCACTTAGTTCCTAGCCACAGATATAAAGATGAAAATATTAAAAAACTAGCAATACAAGCATGTAAATCTTTAGGAATTAATCGTGGGGTAGCTCACATAGAAATAAAAATCAAAGACAACAATCTATACGTCATTGAAGCCGCAGCTAGACCAGGCGGAGATGCTATTATGGATTTAGTTGAATCTTCTTACAGCATTAACCCCTATCAACTACATATTGAAATGTATATAAACAACAAACTCAAACCTCCATTCACATTTAGACCAAACAGCACATCAGCAATAGCTTTCATGAAGGCACAAAAAGGAAAAATAGCAAATATCAATTTCCCAGATATATCAAAAGATACCGAAATTAAGCGTATCAGTTTATTAAAAAATATCGGTGATATCGTAAGTGATCCTGAAAACTGGAGCAGTCGTGATGGTTTAGTGCAATTTGGTTGGCCCGAGCTACCAACTACTAAAATATATAAACATATAAATAAAGCTAATGATTTAGCAAATAAAATTTTTGATAGTAGTGATGATTATAATGAATAA